In the Streptomyces sp. 3214.6 genome, CTCGACTGGGTCGCCAAACGAGAACTCATGGAGGGCTACCGCCGCCGTGACAACCTCGACTGGGACGCGGCCAAGCTCCACCTCCTCGACCTCCAGTACGCCGACGTACGGGCCGAGAAGGGCCTCTACAACCGTCTCGCGGCCCGCGGCCGCATGAAGCGCCTCCTGGACGAGAGCGAGGTCGAGAGGGCCATCACCAAGCCTCCGGAGGACACACGCGCGTACTTCCGCGGCCGCTGCCTGGAGCAGTACGCCGACGACGTCGCCGCCGCCTCCTGGGACTCGGTGATCTTCGACCTGCCGGGCCGGGACTCGCTCCAGCGCGTCCCAACCCTCGAACCGCTTCGCGGAACGCGAAATCACGTCAAGGAGCTCCTGGACCGCTGCCGCACGGCAGAAGACCTGGTCAGGGTCCTCTCGGGTGGCTGAACGGTTATCCGGACGGAACCTCCCGGACGGGGTGGAAACCCCCTCGTCCGGGAATCATCGAGGTGGCCCCCGTACGTTGTAGCAACTGCGGGGCCGATGTCGGACCCGGCTTGTAGGGTCTGATCATCACCGATCGGCAGGAATGCCGACCTGTCGACCATGTCGGGCGAAAGAGCGGGGTGAGGGTTATGGCGACCAAGGACACCGGCGGCGGCCAGCAGAAGGCGACACGCTCCACGGAAGAGGTCGAGGAGGCGCCCGAGGCGCAGGCCTCGGAAGACCTCAAGGAGCGCCACGAGAAGCTGAGCGACGACGTGGACTCGGTTCTTGACGAAATTGACGATGTCCTCGAGGAGAACGCCGAGGACTTCGTTCGAAGTTTCGTTCAGAAGGGTGGCCAGTAGCCTTTGAATCGAAGGCTTCGGGGGGACTGGAGTTGGCAAGTGAAGAGGGCGTGAAGCGTTGCTCGCGGTGTGAGGAG is a window encoding:
- a CDS encoding ubiquitin-like protein Pup; amino-acid sequence: MATKDTGGGQQKATRSTEEVEEAPEAQASEDLKERHEKLSDDVDSVLDEIDDVLEENAEDFVRSFVQKGGQ